The Anaerolineales bacterium region ACGAAATAGAAGCCGCCCGCGCGATGCTCACGAAGGTTCTTCAACACGCGCGCGAGCATGATGCGGCGAAGGTCAATCATCTTCATATCGCCATCGGCGAAATTGCAGAACTCGATCAAGATCTGATTTTGGCGCACTGGCGCGACCTCAGCAAAGGCACGCTCGCGGAATCGGCGCAATTACATTTCCGAGCGATCGCCGCCGACGCGCAGTGCATGGCATGTTTCAAAAAATATCATCCCGAGGGCGGAGAGATTCGTTGCCCCTATTGCGGAAGTTACGGAGCGAAAATATTATCCGGCGAGGAGTTTTACATTGAATCCATTGAGACAGAAATTAAATAAAAAAATCCATGTCATTGCGAGGCGGGTCGAAGACCCGACGAAGCAATCTCCTCGTGTTGGTTGGAGATTGCTTCGGACTATCGTCCTCGCAATGACAATGCTTTCTGGATGCAACCTCCCCGCCGCTTCAACCCCGACGCCCGACCTGTTCGCCACTCTTCAAGCGTCCACGCCCTCCGGCTTTACCCCTCCCGCCGCGACGGAGCAAATCATCGCGACCCCTGATTTCAATTTTGCAACCGCCACCTTCACCGCCATTCCTCAAAATACGATTCCCTCGCCGTCCCCGTCCGATCAATTGACAGGCAAAATCGTTTTCACGTGCCAAGTAAACAAAGTGCAAGCCTCCGACCAAATTTGCATCATCAATGCGGACGGTTCGGGATTCCGTCAATTGACGAGCGATAACGTTCGTCATTACTATCCTTCCTTGTCGCCCGATGGTCAAAGCGTGTTGTACTCCGCGTTCCGCGAACAAAATGTGTACGAAATTTATGAAATGAACTTGAACAGCGGAAACGTGAAGCGACTTACCAACCGCCTCGGCGTTTCCAATGCGCCGGAAGTATCGCCGACCGGCGAATCCATTGTGTTCATGCGCGGCAACCCAAACACGCAACAGAATCAAATCTGGGTTATGAAGAGAGATGGGGATGACCCGGCAAACGTTCCGCAAGCCCTCGGCTGGGATCCGACCTGGTCGCCGGATGGAAAATTAGTCCTGTTCGCCTCCGACCGCGATGGAGGCGTGCAGTTGTTCACGGTCAGCCTGAAAGGGAGCGCGATCAAGAAGGTGTCGAATCTGCCGTCCATTCGGGGAAGAAGCGATTGGTCGCCCGACGGTTCGTTCATCGTCACCTATTCCGGCGAGCCGTGGAAACGTGAAGTCTACATCATGAGCGCGGACGGGTCGAACGCG contains the following coding sequences:
- a CDS encoding hydrogenase maturation nickel metallochaperone HypA, with protein sequence MNHRNEIEAARAMLTKVLQHAREHDAAKVNHLHIAIGEIAELDQDLILAHWRDLSKGTLAESAQLHFRAIAADAQCMACFKKYHPEGGEIRCPYCGSYGAKILSGEEFYIESIETEIK